A genomic segment from Rhinatrema bivittatum chromosome 19, aRhiBiv1.1, whole genome shotgun sequence encodes:
- the LOC115080337 gene encoding olfactory receptor 6N1-like, protein MGPSNKSTVTEFIITGFSGINQVWPVLFTLLLVAYLLIITGNLVIFLVIRLQPRLHLPMYFFISVLSFLELWYTAVTIPKMLYNLLDRRKSISFSGCFLQVYFFHSLGITEVLLLTTMAYDRYLAICTPLHYPVIMTSQLGLKLAIACWILGFLYPVPEIILISRLPFCGPNVIEHIFCDLSPLLSLACTDTSESIIFDFVFNVFIVAGHFLLIILSYVRIIWVVLNIQSSEGRRKAFSTCATHLIVVMMYFGSVGFMYIRLTKTYSLNYDKSLAVVYSVITPLCNPVIYSLRNKEIREAIKRQWKRITSIAYICTLSGVDAGKYTSNSLRLNGSYVLCVNSPEYECEPLCRLFTPSAHASDHKLSSPGFKFISPHLI, encoded by the exons ATGGGACCCAGTAATAAAAGCACCGTGACTGAATTTATAATCACTGGATTTTCTGGCATTAATCAAGTCTGGCCTGTTCTCTTCACGCTCCTGCTTGTTGCATATCTTCTCATCATCACTGGGAATTTAGTCATCTTCCTGGTCATCCGGCTCCAGCCACGCCTCCACCTCCCCATGTACTTTTTCATCAGTGTCCTCTCCTTCCTGGAACTCTGGTACACAGCGGTCACCATCCCCAAAATGCTTTACAATTTACTGGACAGGAGAAAAAGCATTTCCTTCAGTGGCTGCTTCCTGCAGGTCTATTTCTTCCATTCCTTGGGAATCACTGAAGTTTTGTTGCTCACAACAATGGCTTATGACCGTTACTTGGCCATATGCACTCCCTTGCATTACCCTGTCATCATGACATCCCAACTTGGCCTCAAGTTGGCTATAGCCTGTTGGATTTTGGGATTTCTTTACCCTGTGCCTGAGATCATTTTGATTTCTCGCTTGCCCTTCTGTGGACCAAACGTAATCGAACACATCTTCTGTGACTTGTCACCCTTGTTGAGCTTGGCCTGCACAGACACGTCAGAAAGCATTATTTTTGACTTTGTTTTCAATGTCTTCATAGTTGCAGGGCATTTTTTACTCATAATACTCTCCTATGTAAGAATCATATGGGTTGTGTTGAATATCCAGTCTTCAGAGGGACGACggaaggccttctccacctgcgcCACTCACCTCATCGTGGTGATGATGTACTTTGGTAGTGTGGGTTTCATGTACATCCGACTGACCAAGACATATTCTTTGAATTATGATAAGTCTTTGGCAGTAGTATATTCTGTGATAACACCCCTGTGCAACCCAGTGATCTACAGTCTGAGAAACAAGGAGATTAGAGAAGCCAT CAAACGTCAATGGAAACGAATAACTTCCATCGCTTATATCTGCACTCTAAGCGGAGTGGATGCAGGAAAATACACATCCAATTCACTCCGGCTCAATGGCTCCTACGTTTTATGTGTAAATTCTCCCGAATATGAATGTGAACCTCTATGCCGCCTCTTCACTCCATCCGCACATGCTTCCGATCATAAGCTCTCCTCCCCCGGTTTCAAATTTATATCACCACACCTTATTTGA